A segment of the Bordetella flabilis genome:
CAGGGCGATGATGTCGGCCACGCACTGCTGGTCGGCCGAAAGCGCGGTGGCGGCCGCCACTTGCGAGATCTGGCTGGCGCAGGACGTGGATTGCGAGATCAGCGTGGACATCGCCTTGACGAGCCAGACGGGACCGGCCGCATAGCCGAGCCGCCAGCCTGTCATCGCATAGGCCTTTGAAACGCCATTGACCAGCAGTACGCGCGGCGCCAGGGCCGGATTCACGTTCAGCACGGAAACGTACGGTGTACCGTAGCAAAAGTGCTCGTAGATTTCGTCCACCATCAAGAGCACGTGCGGATGGCGCTCCAGCACGGCCAACAGCGCGGCCAGCTCGGTTTCGCTGTATACGGACCCCGATGGATTATTGGGAGCGTTCAGCAGCAGCCACTTGGTGCGCGGCGTGATCGCCGCCTCGAGCGCGTCCGGGCTGATCTTGAAACCCCGTGCCTCGGTGGTGGGCAGAATAATCGGCTCGCCGTCATTGAGCAGCACCATGTCGGGATAAGAAACCCAGTACGGCGTAGGAATGATGACTTCATCGCCTGGATCGAGCGTTGCCTGCAGCGCCGAGAAGATCAGCTGCTTGGCGCCCGTACCGGCCACGAGTTGATCCAATTCGAAGGAAAGGCGGTTTTCACGCCGGTATTTCTGCTGAACCGCCGCCAGAAGCTCGGGGATCCCGGAGGACGCGGTGTACTTCACCGATCCGCTTTCGATCGCGGCGACACCGGCCCGGGCGATGTGCGCCGGCGTACTTACGTCCGGCTCACCGATGGTGAAGTCGATAATCGTCCGCCCTTCACGCCGCAACGTGTCGACCTTGAACTTCGCCGCCATGCTCGGTGAAGGCTTGATGGCGGCCATGCGCTTCGCCAGGAGGTTGGGCGACGTGGAATGGGAAGTGGTGCTCATATTCGCAGGCTTACAGCAGATTCTTCGCTTCGAGCACGGGATGCAGCCAGCTCTGTCGCTCTGCGCCCGCCGCGATCTCGGCCATAATCCTTTCTTCCTTGGCGGCGTGGGCCCGCGCCTTCTCGACCAAGGCGTGTGCCTGACCGACCGGGAAGGACACGATGCCATCTTCATCGGCCACGATGACATCGCCCGGCTGGATCACCTGCCCGCCGATGCTGACCGGCACGTTGACCTCGCCGGGACCATCCTTGTACGGACCGCGGTGCACATGGCCTCGCGCATAACAAGGGAAATCGTCGTTTTCGAATGCCGCGACGTCGCGGACTGCGCCATCGACGATCAGGCCCGCGCAACCGCGCTGCTGCAGATAGCGCTTCATGATTTCGCCCACGCAGGCATTGCCCACGTCGCCGCCGGCATCGACCACCAGCACGTGGCCTGGCTGCAGCAGCGTCATGGCTTTATAGATGAACAGGTTATCGCCCGGCCGCGTCTTGACCGTGAGCGCCGAGCCAACCAGCTTGCCACGTCGGTTGTAGCGGCGCAGGCCCACCACGCCGTGCTGGCGATGGAGGTTGTCGCTGAGATGCGGGGTGACGATCGAGTGCAACGCAGCTGCCAGTTCCGCCGGTAGCACCGGCGGTGCCGCATTGAGGGTGAAGGATGAAGAGTTCTGCATGGTAAGGGCTCCAGAAGCGGCCATCATGCAGAAAACGCCAACACGCAAAAAGGGAATTTAAGGCTTCGGGTTTCATTCCCCGAGGGAATAAGAAGGGGTCCACTGCACCATGCATTACCTCTTCCGCCCGAGAAAAACACCACGCTGGCAGGCACTTACAGCAGCTTGCGGATTGGTGGGTCTGCTCCGGGCTTATGCCAGTCGTTCTACCTTGAAGGGGCAAAACCGCGGCCCGACCAAGGGAAAATCCCCATATCTGCTGACTGCCGCTGAAAGGGAACCTGCCGCGCCTCAACGATGACGGGATATCGCCAACTTACGGCATCGTCACGCAGGCGCTGGTCCTCCACCGCGCCGCAGCGGAGCCGGGCCGGGGTCCTGCGCAGGTCCCGCGAGGGATCGACCCATGATGCTGCATAGTCTTCAATTGACGCATGGTTTCTGTTTGATAGAATGCAGTTCTGCCCAACAAAACGACAGCGGCGCGCGTGAAGTCATGGCTTCCGCAGTAGAACCGCTCACCCGCAGGCAAGACCCGCAAAGGACAAAGCGTGATTCAGGGAACAGGCGCACACATACGCGCGAACGGCATCCGCCAGCACTACCTGCACTTTGGGGGTGCCGGCCCTGCCGTGCTGATCGTCCCGGGCATTGTCAGTCCCGCCATCCTCTGGCGCCACGTCGGCGATTGGCTGGCTCCTGGCCATGACTGCTACGTGCTCGATGTCCGAGGCCGCGGACTCAGCGAGGCCGGGCCGCATCTCGACTACGGCGTCGACGCATGCGCCCAGGATGTGACTGCGTTCATCGAGGCGTTGAACATCGATCGACCCATCGTGCTGGGCCACTCCATGGGCGGACGGATCGCGTTGCGTGCGGCGGCGTCGGCGCCGGGGGTGTTCGGCGGGCTGCTGCTGGTGGACCCGCCCACCAGCGGCCCTGGGCGGCGAGCCTATCCTGTCCCCAAGGCAAGGACCCTGGACCTGCTGCGCGCAGCACACAGGGGCGACGGCCTGCAAGCAATACAACGCAGCAGCGTCGCCCCATGGCCGGAAGACCTGCGGCAGTTGCGTGCGGAATGGCTGTCCACGTGCGACGAACGCGCGGTACACGTGGCCTACGACGATTTCGACGGCCAGGACATCTTCGCCGATCTCGCGCAAATCAAGGAACCACTCTTCCTGCTTTGCGCCGGCAACGGCGGTGTCGTCTCCGACGACGACATCGCCGAAATGAAGCAGTTGCGCAGCGACCTGCACGCGACCCGATTGCCCGGCGTCGGCCACCAGATGCAAGCTGAGAACTTCGAAGCATTCAAGCAGGCATTGGGCGGCATTCTGTCCGCGCATATCAAGAACCTGGGCAGAGCGCCCACCTGACACCCTGAGCCGCCGGGCGACGCATGCCCGACATCGTCCGACCATAGAAGGGGATCGCGATTGAAACTCGATGCGGAAGTGCTGGAGCTGTTCACGAAAGAGATGGCGCTATGTGGCGTCAAGGCCGGCGAGACGGTTGTCGTATTGACCGCCGAGGATGAATGGCAGGAGAACGCCTATGCCTTCATGGCGGCGGCCCAGAGCCTGGGCGCGAAGACCTTCAATCTGAACGTACGCCGGGAGCAGCGAAATGCCGTGGGCGTGCAAGGCCGCCATCCGCTGGTCGGCAATGAACTTGCCATGCGCACACTGAAGTCAGCCGACATGGTGATCGATATGGTCGGGCTGCTGTTTTCGCGCGAACAGGCGGAAATCCAGGCTGCCGGCGTGCGCATCCTTCGTGTGATGGAGCCCTTTCATGTCCTGAAGCAGATGTTCCCCACGGAAGATTTGCGGCGGCGCGTCGAATATGCCAAGGGCATCATGGAACAAGCGAAGCAGCTGCGGTTCACCTCCGCCGCCGGCACCGACGTCACTTACCAGTTGGGCCAGTATCCGGTGATCTCCGAATACGGCTACACCCATGAAGCCGGCCGGTGGGACCACTTTCCGTCGGGATTTTCCTTTACGCAGGGCAACGATGGCGGCGTAAACGGCACTGTCGTCCTGCAGCCGGGCGATATCCTTTGCGCCTTCAAAAAATACGTGGAAACGCCGGTCACCTTGAAGATCAAGGACGGGAATGTGGTCGACATATCCGGCGCCGGCGTGGACGCGCATCTCATCGACAGCTACATCAAAAGCTTCGATGACGATCGGGCCTATGCGGTCTCGCACATAGGCTGGGGACTGAACGAGAAAGCACGCTGGTACCAGTTCGCGGTAACGCGGCAATTGCCGTCGGAGCACGTCATGAACGCGCTGGCCTTCTATGGCAATGTGCTTTTCTCGCTGGGGCCGAACCTGGAAGTCGGCGGGGATAACGACACGGCATGCCACCTGGACCTGCCGATGCGCCTATGCAGCCTTTGGCTGGACGATACGCAGATCCTGAAGGATGGCGATGTCGTCCATCCCGAAATGCGCGTCGATCGTCATGCTTGAACCGCGCGCCGCGCAACGGGGGGCGATATCGCCCTAGCCCGCTGCTTCCCCCAACGCCGCTGGCCTGCTCTTGGCGTGCCAGCTCTCGAATATCGAAGCATCGCCGCCCAGCCGACGCGTAAGATCGGCCGCGGCCGCCAACAGGCGCGCGGACATCGAAGGCAGCAACTCCACCGAAAACCGTGCGGCCGGCCCGGACAGGGCCAAGGCTCCGCGCAAATTCTTCTGCGGGCCGAACACAGGCGCGGCAATCGCGGCGATATCCGGTTCCCGTTCGCCCACCGTAATGATGTAAGGCTGCTCCGGCGTCCTCGACGGCGGAGTCATCGTGGGATCGAACGCGGTAAGCACCCGTCCGGCGGCGCCCTTATCGAGCGGCACCAGGTCTCCCGTCCGGATATGGTCACGTATCGACCGGGGCGAATCCACCCGGAAAAGACAAACGCGGTGATCGCCTTCGCGTGTGAAAAAAGAAGCGCCTTCTTCGGTCTCCTGCACCAGGCGGCGCAGGATAGGCGGCACATGGTCGTCCAGACGCAGGGCCGACTGATAAAGCCCGCCCCAATGCAAGAGCATCGACCCCAGCTGATAGCTGCCGTCGTCCAGCCGCACGATGCAGTGTTCCTGAACCAAGGTCGTCAGCAAACGCAGGATGGTGCTTTTGTACATCTTGGTTCGCCGCGCGAGCTCGTTCAGCGATAGCGAACTGTCTCCCGCGCGGAAGGCGTTGAGTATCGCGATCGCTCGTTCCACCGCCGCGACGCCACCCGCCTTTGTGTCGCTTTCCGGTTCTTCCGACATTTTTCGCCTGATCTAGTGCATGTCCTAGTTGACATTGTAGCGTACCGTTCTGCAGAATACAGTTCTTCTAGTCAGAACGGACGCACAGGCGGCATTGCGCCGGCGACGCGTCCGGACAACTTCCAAGGGGAAATCAACGATGAACCACTCAGGATGGAAAAAGCTCCTGGCCGGCCTGGCATGCGGCATTTGCCTGATGAGCACGGCCCAAGCCGATACGTATCCAAGCAAGCCGATCACCATCGTGGCGCCCTACCCGCCAGGCGGCGCCACCGACCTGTACGCGCGCTCCGTCGCCGCCGGCCTGGGCGAGCTGGGCCAGTCCGTGGTGGTGGACAACCGCGCGGGCGCATCGGGGATCATCGGCGCGGACTACGTGTCGCGGATGCCGGCCGACGGCTACACCATGCTTATCGGCGCCTCGTCGATGTTCTCGGTGCTGCCGCTGTTGAGCAAGCGGATGGACGGCGTCTATCAGAAGATCGAGCCGGTCTCCATCCTGGGCTTCAACCCTTCGTACGTCGTCGTGCCGTCCACGCTGCCGGTCAATACGATCCAGGAACTGCTCGATTTCCTTAAAAAGAATCCCGGGAAGTACGGTTACGGATCGGCGGGTACCGGCACCTCGCAGCACGTATTCATGGAGCTCTTCAAACAACGTGCAGGCATCGATGTTTTCCCGGTGCAGTACAAGGGCAGTTCGCCGATGGTCGTGGACCTGATCGCCGAACGCGTCGTCATGGCGATCGAGCAAGGACCCGCGGTATTGTCGTACATCAAGTCGGGGAAGCTGAAAGCCCTGGCCGTCACGACAACGAAGCGATCGGAAGCCCTGCCCGACGTTCCGACCCTGGGCGAAACCGTGCTGCCGGGCTTCGAAGCCGTCACCTGGTTCGCCCTGTACGCGCCCAAAGGCGTCCCCCAGAACGTCATCGACAAGCTGGTCCCGCAAATCGCGAAGACAATGGCGTCGAAGGAAGTGAAGGAACGGCTGGGCGCTGTCGGCGTCGAGCCCGCCTCCAGCACGCCCCAGGCCCTCGTGAAGCGGCAAGCGGAAGAAACCGCTCTGTGGAAGGACGTCATCACGCGCTCGAAGATCTCGCTCGAAGACTAAACGGGGACCCTTCCATGCATCCCAAGCCCCAGTTCTCACTCAGTACCGAGCCGCGCGCAGACTATCTGGAAAAGGTCACCGGCGCGGCGACCTACGCCAGCGACGTGGCGGTACCGAACATGCTGCACGGAAAGATCCTGCGCAGCACGGTGCCGCATGCACGCATCGCGAGGCTGGACGTGAGCGCGGCGCTCGCCATCCCGGGCGTCGTGGCCATCCTGACGGGCGATGACCTGAAGGATCTGCCCGGTACCGAGATCCGCTGGGGATTGTCGCTGCGCGATCGTCCTGTGATCGCGCTGGACAAGGTGCGTTATGTGGGCGACCCCGTCGCCGCGGTGGCGGCGATCGACGAAGCCACCGCGGAGGCGGCCGTCGACGCCATCGTCGTGGCCTACGAGACGCTGCCGCATTCGACGACCGTCCAGGAGGCACTGGGGGAAGGCGCGGCGCTGGTCCACGAAGAGATGGATGTCCTCAAGGACTATTACTTCAAGGGTCATTGCACGCCGGTGCCGGGGACCAATCAGTTTCAGCGGTGGTCCTATGAAAGCGGCGACGTCGATAAGGTCTTCCAGAGCGATGTAAAGATTTTCGAGGACACCTTCACCTTTCCGATGGTTTTCCACTACGCGATGGAACCGCACGTCTGCGTCGCGCACTGGAAGCCGAACTCCCTGGAGCTATGGAGCGGCGGCCAAACGCCCACCGCCATCCAGCGCGTGTGTTCGGAAGTACTGGGCGTGCCCCTGGCCTGCGTACGCGTGCACTCCCCTTATGTCGGCGGCGGCTTTGGCGGCAAGGCGTCGGTGAAGATCGACCCGCTGGTCGCGGCGCTGTCGTGGAAAGCGCGCGCGCCTGTCCGCGTCTGCCTGACGATCGCCGAGTCCATGCTCACATGCCGTCGCCTGGACGCCGAAGTAACGCTGAAGACCGCCGTCGACCAAAGCGGCAGGATAGTCGCCAAGGCGGTGCGCGCGGTGGTGAACGGCGGCGCCTACGCGGATACCGGGCCGGCCATCGCGGTCAAGGCTGCGATCCGCGCGATCGGGCCTTATCACATACCCAATCTTCGACTCGAAGCCATAGGCGTCTACACGAATACCGTGCCCGGCGCGGCCTTCCGCTCGATCGGCGGTCCGCAGGCCGTATGGGCCACCGAGTCGCAGATGGACATCATCGCCGATGCCATGGGCCAGGACCCCATCGAGTTCCGCATGCTGAACCTGGCGGAGAAAGGCCAGACGCTGAAACATGACCTGCGGCCCATCGACGTCGATATGCGACGCTCGCTGCGCGCGGCCCTCGATACGCTGAAAAACCTGCCGCAGCCCAAATACGAAGGGCGCCGGGGACTGGGCGTGGCCGTCGGCGCGACGGACCCAGGGATCATGCCCATCGGTGGCGCCATCGTCCGCCTGCGCGCAGACGGCTCGGTCAACGTCTCGGCAAATACGGTCGAGATCGGGCAAGGCAGCCGCGGCGTTCTGCGCATCATCGCCTCCAGGATGCTCGACCAGCCGCTCAGGATGATCGCCGTCGCGCAGCCGGACACTTTGCAGGCCCCCTACGATTGGGGCACCGGCGCCAGCCGCTCGACCGTCATCATCGGTCTGGCCGTGCAACTGGCCTGCGAAGACATTCTGCGCCAGGTCCGCGAGACCGCCGCGCAGGTGCTGGGCGGATCGCCGGATGACTACAAGCTGGTGGAGGGGGCCGTCGAAGGGCCGGATGGCTCGATCGCCTTCATGGAGCTGCTGCGGCGCTTCAACGGCATGGCCGCCGGCGAGTTCCTGGGCGTGGGCCGCGTCAACCCGAACACCAGGGACGGCGCTTTCAAGCTCCAGCCCCTGTTCTGGGAAACCGGCGCTGGCGCGTTCGAGATCGCGGTCGACGAAGGCACCGGCGCCATCCGCATCCTGCGCGCAGCAGGCGCCGCCGATCTTGGCCATGTGATCAACCCCAAGGCCGCCGAAGGCCAGGACGAAGGGGCCATGGTGATGGGCCTGGGGCACACGCTGTCGGAGGAATACCTCTACGAGGACGGCCAGGTCGTGAACGGGACTTTGTTTGATTACAAGGTTCCGACGATGGAGGAAGTTCCCGACCACGTCGGCACTACCTTGATAGAAAGCGGCGACGGGCCCGGCCCGTTCGGCGCACGCGGGGGCGGCGAAGGAGCGATCCTGCCTGTGGCGCCCGCCGTGGCCAATGCCCTGTTCCAGAGATGGGGCATCCGGCTGAAAGAGCTGCCGCTGACCCCGGAACGCGTCTGGCGCGCGTTGAGAGACAAGAACCTGACCAACAAATAACACCGACGCCATGGACTTCAGAATTGATGCGCTATTGCCCGCGACCGCCTCGCAACTGTGGGCCATCTTTTTCGACGTAAAGCGGGTGGCCACCCTTATCCCCGGCTGCGAGAACGTCGTGGAGGTGGAGAAGCTCAAAACCTTTTCCGCCGTCATGAGGCAGAAGATCGGTCCGTTCAAGCTTGAAGTGCCTACCCGCATCGACATCGATTCCTACGAGATCGAACGGCAGGTGTCGCTCAAGGCGATAGGTACCGATAAGGCGACCGGCACCACCATCGATGTCCGGATGGTGGTCAATCTCGATGAGCAACGCGATGGCGATGACGTGCTGTGCAAGCTGGACGTCAGCGCCAGTATGCAGGTGGCCGGGCGCCTGGCGTCCCTGGGCTATCCGATCGTGCGCAAGCGGTCGGAGCAATTGTTCGCAGAATTCGAGGCGCGCCTGCGCTCGGAGCTGGCGCATCTGGACGGCAGTCAGTCCGCGACGGTGGGTAGTGCGTCCACGACCCCGGCTGGCACCCCAAGCACAGCCCTGGGAACAGCATCGGCCTCACCATCGGAAGCGCAACCCATCCCGCCGCGCGGCGTGGCGCCGGGATCCACCGGGGATGCCGCCGACATGCGTGGTCACGCCGGAATACCCCCACAGCGCCCCTCCGCGGAACGATTGCCGCCTCCTCATACGGCGCCGGCCGCGGGCAGCCCCAGGAGCGGCGTAACCGAACTGGTCTTCCTCTGGCCGCGCCTGGGCATCAACGTCGCTGTGGCCATCGGCGTCGCGCATGGCGCCGTCGCCTTCGGGGAGTCGCCGTGGTGGTGGCTCGCCGCTCCCTTGCTGGGCGTGGCCGCCAGCCTGGGCAAGCGGGGTAGCTGATGCGGCCCAAGAAATTCTTCCTGCATCGGCCGAAGGACCTGGACGAAGCAATCAGGCTGAAAGCCGCGCATGGCGATGCCGCGACATTCCATGCCGGCGGCACCGAGCTTCTTGTCGCCCTCAAAGCCCACGTGCTGCGCTACGAGCATGTCATCGACCTGAAGCAGATCGCCGCGCTCAAGGGTGTCCGCCTGAGAGACGACGGCACGATATCGATAGGGTCGCTGACATCGCACGACACCATTGCGAACGACCCGATCATCCGCGACTCGCTGCCGGGATATGCCGAGCTCAGCGAGCATGTGGCCAACATCCGCGTTCGGATCGCGGGCACGCTGGGCGGCGTACTGTGCTTCGCCGAACCGCACGCCGACGCGCCGACCATGCTGTGCGCTTTGGACGCCTGGGTGGTCCTGCTCGGCCCAGGGGGTCAGAGGGAGGTGCCGTCCCGGGATTTCCATCTGGGCGAGTTCGCGACCGCTCGCGAGGACGACGAGGTCCTGGCTTCCATAGAAGTCGCGCCGCAATCGACCGGCACGCGATCGGCCTATCGGTCCTTCGGCCATACCGAGCGGCCAGCCGTCGGAGTCGCGGCCGTCTGGTCGACCGATAACGCGCAACGGCTCAGCCTGTGGGCGGGCGCGATATCCGCCAGCCCTGTCCGCCTGGCCCGTGCCGAAGAGGCCGCCGAGGACCTGGCTGCGGAACTTCCTGCCGAAGAAATATGGACGCGTCTGCGGGATGCGGTCGCGGCTGACGCGGTAGCCATCGACGCCCATGACGATCTGCACGGGGGCGCCGATTACAAACGACATCTGGTTTCCGTTCTTGCCGAACGGGCCATCAAGGCGTGCCTGCCATGAACCATAGCGAATCCGAATTTCCCATGATGCGCGTGGATCTCAAGGTCAACGGCACGGCTACCTCCGTTGAAGTCGAGCCTTGCGAAATGTTGATCGACGTGCTGCGCGATCGGCTGCAGCTCAAGGGCACCAAGCGTTCCTGCGACGTGCAGGTCTGCGGCGCCTGCACGGTGCTGGTGGACGGCAATCCGACCTCCAGCTGCACGACGCTGTGCGCGGACGCGCATGAGCGCGAAGTCACCACCATCGAAGGGCTGGCCGACGGCAAACGCCTGGACCCCGTCCAGCGCGCTTTCATTGCACATGGCGCCCTGCAGTGCGGCTTCTGCACGCCCGGCATGATCCTGGCGGTCAAGGCGATGCTGGCGCGCCACGACAAGCCATCGGAGGAGACCGTGCGCCACTATCTGCGCGGCAATATCTGCAGATGCACCGGCTACGTAAAGATTCTTGAGGCCGTCATGGACCTCATCCATAACCCATCCAATTACCAATAGGAGAACCCATGTCCGACTCCAAGAACAACCGACCTCGAACGCACGTGATCATCGCGGGTGCCGGGATGGGAGGCTTGACGCTTGCGCTCGCGCTGCTGAAGAAAGGTTTTGACGTCGACATCTACGAACAATCGCCGGAGCTGCGCGAAGTGGGCGCGGGCTTGTGGATCTCGGCCAATGGCGCCCGGGTCATGGCGGCGCTGGACCTGAAGGAAAAGCTCGAAGCGATCAACCTGCCTCCGCAGGATCGCCTGATCCGCTACTGGAAAACCGGCGAAGGGAAATCGGTCTACAACCGCGGCGACACGGCATCGAAGGCCGACCATACGCTGATCCAGGTGCTGCGCGCAGAACTGCAGCGCGTGCTGTACGAAGCCGTTGTTGCGCTCAAGCCCGACGCCGTGCATTTCGGCGTCCGCTCGGTGGGCGCCGAAACGGTCGATGGCCGCGCGCGTTTGCTGCTCGATGACGGCCGCCATATCGAAGGCGACGTGGTCGTCGGCTGCGACGGCGCGCACTCCCGCGTCCGCCAGTCCATGTTCGGCCCTGCGCCGGCGCGCTATACCGGCGCCCTCGCCTGGCGCGGCCTGGCGCCCATGACCAAGCTGAAGCCCCAGCACCGCGAACCCTTGGCCTCCACCTGGGTAGGGCCGACCGCGCACGTCACGACCTACCCCGTCCAGCGCAATGGCGAGTTCTTCGTCAGCTTCTCCGCGCAGGTCGACAGCGACACATGGCACACCGAATCCTGGTCGGAGAAAGGCGATCTGGCCGACGCGCTGAAGGACTTCGAAGGCTGGCATCAGGACATCATCGATTTGTTTGTTGGATCGGAGAATCTGTTCCGGTGGGGCCTGTTCGTGCGGGATCCGCTCGAAACCTGGTCCCAGGGACAGGTCACCCTGGTTGGCGACGCCTGCCATTCCATGACGCCGTATCTGGGCATGGGCGTGAACCTGACGATGGAAGACGCCTACGTCCTGGCGCGCTGCCTGGAGCAAGACCCCGGCGACATTCCCCAGGCGCTGAAGCGCTACGACCGCGCCCGCGTGGAACGCGCGAATCGCACCAAGGCCGAATCCCTGAACATGTTCGGCATCTTCCATAGCCCCGAGCTTGGCAATAGCGAAACCGCATGGCCCTACATCAACGAGCAATGGTCCACCGAAGCCGTCCGCGAACGCTACGACTGGCTGCTGCAGTACGACGCGACGTCCGTGGAGATCTGACATCATGACCGAGGTTCTTGGAAAACGCGCGCGTCCCTGGGATGGGATCATCCCTGACAGCGAACTGGAGATCTACCGCAAGGCGGGTTGGGGAACACCGACCGGAATCGGCCGGCGGCCCGTCCTGCTGGTCATCGATGTGCAATACCGGTCGATGGGCTACGAGCCCATGCCTATCGAGAAAGCCATCGAGACCATGTCGACAAGCTGCGGCGAATACGGTTGGCGGGCGGTGCCCCATATCGCGCATCTGCTGGCGGCGTTCCGCAGAATCGGCGCCCCCGTCCTCTACCCGCACGTGGCGCCCAAGCGCTCGCATGATCGTGGCCAGTTCGAAGCCAAGGTCCCCGGAGTCATGGACGTATCCGCGCCTGACTACGATTTCGTCCAGGAAGTGCGGCCGCAGGAAGGCGACATCCAGATACCCAAGCACCAGGCCAGCGCGTTCCATGGCACCGCGCTGGCGAGCTACCTGGTCGGGCTGGGTGTGGACACGGTGGTGGTGACGGGCTGCACGACCAGCGGCTGCGTCCGGGCCACGGTCGTCGATGCCTGCGCGCTGAACTACAAGGTGGTGGTGCCACAGGATGCCGTCTACGATCGCTCGCAGGTATCCCACGCGGTGAACCTGTTCGACATGGCCAGCAAGTATGCGGACGTGATGCCCGCCGCCGAACTGGTAGAACTGTTGCAGGCTATGCGTTAGCCTTCGTCAGCGCGAGCGCTACTGCAGGAAGGACAGCCGCCGCCACGGCCTGTGTACCCATAGGCCCTGCCCGCGGCGACGTCCGGCCATCCCGGCCCCGCACCGATACATCGGTGCGATCGCGGTCTTGACCCGAGCGGATCGCACCCTATTCCTCGTCCGATTTCGTATCTTCCGCCGGCAAGGAAACCAGCCGCGCCAGGACGATGGCCGGATAAAGCTGGCCGATCAATGCTTCGAGGTTGGACAGCGATCGGGCTACCCGCGCCACTGGCGTGATGTCGCCATACCCCACGGTGGTCAGGGTGGAGAAACTGAAGTAGATCCACACCCACGGATATGCACGGCTGCTGTGTCCGTGCCCGTCCAGGCCGGTATAGGCGCCGGAATCGCGCAGGCCGACGATTTCATAGGCTGCGGCCCAGATAATGCCGAGCAGCATGTAGAGCGCGATCGCGCCCCACAAGCGATCGCGCACCTTGGCGCCCTTGCCGAACACCTTCGCGCTGATCACCAGGGCCAGCATCAACAGCGCGAAGAGCAAGGCGACGGCGCGCAGTTCCGCCGACCCGGAGGGCAAAAACCAGCCCGCCCAACGCACGGCGATTACCACCACGGCCACCAGAGTCAGCGGGATGAACGCCAAGCGCCGGTCGGACACGGCGATCGCCCCGCTGACCAGGATCAGGGAGATAAGAATGTCTTCGACGATCTGGCCCGCGCCGGAGTCCGGCGGCACCGCGACCGGCGCAACGAACACGCTCAGCACCAGGACGAAGAGCAAGGTCGTCATACTGCCCAGGCGCAGCGCGGCGGCATGTTCCAGCCATCGTCTTGAATGTGGCATGTGGTTCTCCCGCTTCGGTCCGAGTCCGGAATGCGTGCAGCTTACCCTCAGCGAGGGTGCAAGGACAGCCTAGCTTTTGCAATGGCGCGCCGGTATGCGGGCCGGACAGCGCCTTTTGGATGGCGCGCTGAACATCGAGTCCCGCCGACGTGTCAACCTGCGGGCACGGGCGGAAACGTGTTGCTGGCGCTCCTTCGCGGCCCCACCGAGTCCCGCAGGAAGATAGGAGTGAACCGAGTCAAGCCATAGGGCAAAGCTGGTTTGAGATATTGCGCCGACGGGAGCCGACCGCGCCATCCGGTGATGGGCGTCGGCATGGCCGGCGGTTCAGTGAAGCGGCTTGATATTGCGCATTCGCAGAACGCCATTCCA
Coding sequences within it:
- a CDS encoding xanthine dehydrogenase family protein molybdopterin-binding subunit, which encodes MHPKPQFSLSTEPRADYLEKVTGAATYASDVAVPNMLHGKILRSTVPHARIARLDVSAALAIPGVVAILTGDDLKDLPGTEIRWGLSLRDRPVIALDKVRYVGDPVAAVAAIDEATAEAAVDAIVVAYETLPHSTTVQEALGEGAALVHEEMDVLKDYYFKGHCTPVPGTNQFQRWSYESGDVDKVFQSDVKIFEDTFTFPMVFHYAMEPHVCVAHWKPNSLELWSGGQTPTAIQRVCSEVLGVPLACVRVHSPYVGGGFGGKASVKIDPLVAALSWKARAPVRVCLTIAESMLTCRRLDAEVTLKTAVDQSGRIVAKAVRAVVNGGAYADTGPAIAVKAAIRAIGPYHIPNLRLEAIGVYTNTVPGAAFRSIGGPQAVWATESQMDIIADAMGQDPIEFRMLNLAEKGQTLKHDLRPIDVDMRRSLRAALDTLKNLPQPKYEGRRGLGVAVGATDPGIMPIGGAIVRLRADGSVNVSANTVEIGQGSRGVLRIIASRMLDQPLRMIAVAQPDTLQAPYDWGTGASRSTVIIGLAVQLACEDILRQVRETAAQVLGGSPDDYKLVEGAVEGPDGSIAFMELLRRFNGMAAGEFLGVGRVNPNTRDGAFKLQPLFWETGAGAFEIAVDEGTGAIRILRAAGAADLGHVINPKAAEGQDEGAMVMGLGHTLSEEYLYEDGQVVNGTLFDYKVPTMEEVPDHVGTTLIESGDGPGPFGARGGGEGAILPVAPAVANALFQRWGIRLKELPLTPERVWRALRDKNLTNK
- a CDS encoding CoxG family protein, with product MDFRIDALLPATASQLWAIFFDVKRVATLIPGCENVVEVEKLKTFSAVMRQKIGPFKLEVPTRIDIDSYEIERQVSLKAIGTDKATGTTIDVRMVVNLDEQRDGDDVLCKLDVSASMQVAGRLASLGYPIVRKRSEQLFAEFEARLRSELAHLDGSQSATVGSASTTPAGTPSTALGTASASPSEAQPIPPRGVAPGSTGDAADMRGHAGIPPQRPSAERLPPPHTAPAAGSPRSGVTELVFLWPRLGINVAVAIGVAHGAVAFGESPWWWLAAPLLGVAASLGKRGS
- a CDS encoding FAD binding domain-containing protein, with the translated sequence MRPKKFFLHRPKDLDEAIRLKAAHGDAATFHAGGTELLVALKAHVLRYEHVIDLKQIAALKGVRLRDDGTISIGSLTSHDTIANDPIIRDSLPGYAELSEHVANIRVRIAGTLGGVLCFAEPHADAPTMLCALDAWVVLLGPGGQREVPSRDFHLGEFATAREDDEVLASIEVAPQSTGTRSAYRSFGHTERPAVGVAAVWSTDNAQRLSLWAGAISASPVRLARAEEAAEDLAAELPAEEIWTRLRDAVAADAVAIDAHDDLHGGADYKRHLVSVLAERAIKACLP
- a CDS encoding (2Fe-2S)-binding protein — translated: MNHSESEFPMMRVDLKVNGTATSVEVEPCEMLIDVLRDRLQLKGTKRSCDVQVCGACTVLVDGNPTSSCTTLCADAHEREVTTIEGLADGKRLDPVQRAFIAHGALQCGFCTPGMILAVKAMLARHDKPSEETVRHYLRGNICRCTGYVKILEAVMDLIHNPSNYQ
- a CDS encoding FAD-dependent oxidoreductase, yielding MSDSKNNRPRTHVIIAGAGMGGLTLALALLKKGFDVDIYEQSPELREVGAGLWISANGARVMAALDLKEKLEAINLPPQDRLIRYWKTGEGKSVYNRGDTASKADHTLIQVLRAELQRVLYEAVVALKPDAVHFGVRSVGAETVDGRARLLLDDGRHIEGDVVVGCDGAHSRVRQSMFGPAPARYTGALAWRGLAPMTKLKPQHREPLASTWVGPTAHVTTYPVQRNGEFFVSFSAQVDSDTWHTESWSEKGDLADALKDFEGWHQDIIDLFVGSENLFRWGLFVRDPLETWSQGQVTLVGDACHSMTPYLGMGVNLTMEDAYVLARCLEQDPGDIPQALKRYDRARVERANRTKAESLNMFGIFHSPELGNSETAWPYINEQWSTEAVRERYDWLLQYDATSVEI